One Xenopus tropicalis strain Nigerian chromosome 8, UCB_Xtro_10.0, whole genome shotgun sequence genomic window carries:
- the spint2 gene encoding kunitz-type protease inhibitor 2 precursor, with translation MAAWLGGLLLLIFPLALAQQPACDGYEVLDGFCLPEVGTPARQAMNELVSSGNASSEQECWELCCSTEHCDLAVMEEGSCKLIGCLYSGFNMCELESKEGTRSYRRKDIGPTPTLKDFCLPEAVTGPCRAAFERWWYNPNTQTCENFTYGGCKGNLNNHIGEEVCMNKCAGVTAEMSNDILPPSKRMAEANSDPACTGKGVIGNCRASFPRWYFDAESQNCISFTYGGCGGTENNHKSVQECADRCIVSKPEPAKVQAPMTGSFSEYCAAPSLTGPCRASFRRWYYDVTTATCVAFTYGGCRGNKNNYLSVEDCVKNCAGRLDDDHTSDQTVLHRSITAVVLPALLAILAGILLLVMIVFFVKMAKKNQRDAHFGAIWSPIDDKECLMNNAYTL, from the exons ATGGCGGCGTGGCTGGGTGGGCTTCTGCTGCTTATATTCCCTTTGGCACTGGCGCAGCAGCCAGCATGTGACGGATACGAGGTGTTGGATGGGTTCTGTCTGCCAGAAGTGGGTACACCGGCTCGGCAGGCGATGAATGAGCTTGTCTCCTCAGGGAACGCCAGCTCCGAGCAGGAGTGTTGGGAACTTTGCTGCTCCACTGAGCACTGCGACTTGGCTGTGATGGAAGAGGGAAGCTGCAAACTGATCGGCTGTCTGTATAGTGGCTTCAATATGTGTGAACTGGAGAGCAAGGAAGGAACCAGAAGTTATCGCAGAAAGGACATTGGGCCAACACCCACCCTGAAAG ATTTCTGTTTACCAGAAGCTGTCACAGGACCATGCAGAGCTGCTTTTGAAAGGTGGTGGTACAACCCAAATACCCAGACCTGCGAAAACTTTACTTATGGGGGCTGCAAAGGGAACCTAAACAATCATATTGGCGAGGAGGTGTGCATGAATAAATGTGCTGGAGTAACAG CTGAAATGTCTAATGATATCTTGCCACCAAGTAAACGTATGGCGGAAGCAAATTCAGACCCAG CTTGTACTGGGAAAGGCGTAATAGGCAACTGCCGAGCTTCCTTCCCTCGTTGGTACTTTGATGCTGAATCACAGAACTGCATATCTTTTACATATGGTGGATGTGGCGGCACTGAAAACAACCATAAATCTGTGCAGGAATGCGCAGACAGGTGTATTG TTTCCAAACCAGAGCCTGCAAAAGTTCAAGCTCCCATGACTGGCAGCTTCAGCG AGTACTGTGCAGCACCAAGTTTGACTGGTCCGTGCCGTGCTTCTTTCCGTCGCTGGTACTATGATGTAACAACTGCAACCTGTGTTGCATTCACTTACGGAGGATGTCGTGGGAACAAAAACAACTACCTTTCTGTGGAAGACTGTGTGAAAAATTGTGCTGGACGCTTAG ATGATGATCACACTTCAGATCAAACTGTGCTACATCGTTCCATTACTG ctgtggTGCTACCTGCATTACTTGCTATCCTGGCTGGAATCTTGCTGCTTGTTATGATTGTGTTCTTTGTCAAGATGGCAAAGAAGAATCAGCGGGATGCACATTTTGGAGCCATTTGGAGCCCCATTGATGACAAGGAATGCTTAATGAACAATGCCTACACCCTCTAA